One Doryrhamphus excisus isolate RoL2022-K1 chromosome 17, RoL_Dexc_1.0, whole genome shotgun sequence genomic region harbors:
- the LOC131105374 gene encoding uncharacterized protein LOC131105374 isoform X2, with translation MPSHLLLLGLLIMPGFTSGATSTAPTSTVTMVATSTPATTQPVSSTTSRGTTMSSASMPTSTVTSNTGAPMTPVPTSTPLIPTGSSSNIMQSSSSSSGSTLPTATTTQTTTSTPLSTGSATTNMQWPTMSTNPASGGATTTAAASQTPTSTPLSTGSATTNMQWSTSGTNPASEGPTTTAASTQTPTSSPLSTGSATGTMQPMSGGTTAAGSTLTASVSSVSAPNTGTNSASSTAMPKSTATMANAASPSSVSSNTDSWTSMKSTTQTTASSDNMTSMMTTAMSLIYCPEFSCNYSDCNTMYASQNMTPCAAGQWCKLCKMDMYYMAGCSSSCNDSCMSDSQTNCSVACCNYTGCLNSTFASMVMMPSAAASTAAPVTTAMANPQPTTSDNGNKCNEGTCTGATCYTSFSSTLQTCSSSDLHCQLKKETVGSDLRWTAGCAANCSSETMCTPTTQPPCHLECCNVTVTSCLWLNGTVNFQSSAGRIFHAEQLASLLCWLVALGFLL, from the exons ATGCCATCACACCTCCTCTTATTAGGTCTTCTTATTATGCCAGGATTCACCTCAGGCGCCACCTCCACAGCCCCCACCTCCACAGTCACCATGGTTGCCACATCGACACCGGCCACCACCCAGCCCGTCTCTTCCACCACATCTAGAGGTACAACAATGTCCTCCGCCAGCATGCCTACCTCCACAGTCACCTCCAATACCGGAGCCCCCATGACCCCCGTCCCCACAAGCACACCCTTAATACCCACAGGCTCTTCTTCCAACATCATGCAGTCTTCCTCAAGCAGCTCTGGAAGTACATTACCCACAGCTACCACCACCCAGACCACCACAAGCACACCCTTATCCACAGGCTCAGCTACTACCAACATGCAGTGGCCCACCATGAGCACTAACCCTGCAAGTGGGGGAGCCACCACAACCGCCGCCGCCTCCCAGACCCCCACAAGCACACCCTTATCCACAGGCTCAGCAACTACCAACATGCAGTGGTCCACCAGTGGCACCAACCCTGCGAGCGAGGGACcgaccaccaccgccgccagcACCCAGACACCCACAAGCTCACCCTTATCCACAGGCTCAGCAACCGGCACCATGCAGCCAATGTCCGGAGGAACAACTGCTGCTGGTTCTACACTCACAGCGTCTGTTAGCTCAGTCAGTGCTCCTAACACAGGAACCAACTCTGCCTCCTCCACAGCAATGCCCAAGTCCACCGCAACTATGGCGAACGCCGCTTCACCCTCCTCCGTGAGTTCAAACACTGACTCCTGGACCTCCATGAAGTCCACCACTCAGACGACAGCCTCCTCTG ATAACATGACCAGTATGATGACAACCGCAATGAGCCTG ATATATTGTCCTGAATTCTCATGTAACTACTCAGACTGCAACACAATGTACGCCAGTCAAAATATGACTCCGTGTGCCGCTGGTCAATGGTGTAAG CTGTGCAAGATGGACATGTACTACATGGCTGGCTGCAGCTCGTCCTGCAACGACAGCTGCATGAGCGACTCCCAGACCAACTGCAGCGTGGCTTGCTGCAACTACACGGGCTGCCTCAATTCCACTTTTGCATCCATGGTGATGATGCCGTCTGCAG CTGCTTCAACCGCCGCGCCCGTCACCACAGCCATGGCCAACCCCCAGCCAACGACATCAGATAAT GGAAACAAATGCAATGAAGGCACGTGCACCGGTGCGACTTGCTACACGAGCTTTAGCAGCACATTGCAGACGTGTTCTTCCTCAGATCTGCACTGCCAG ctgaaaaaaGAAACAGTCGGCTCTGACCTACGGTGGACGGCAGGCTGCGCAGCTAACTGCTCGAGCGAAACAATGTGCACACCCACCACACAGCCCCCATGTCACCTGGAGTGCTGCAACGTCACCGTGACTTCCTGCCTGTGGCTGAACGGCACGGTGAACTTCCAATCCTCTGCCGGCAGGATTTTTCACGCAGAACAGTTGGCATCTTTACTCTGCTGGCTCGTCGCTTTAGGTTTTCTTCTGTGA
- the LOC131105374 gene encoding mucin-5AC isoform X3: MTLFSVMFPGCSAIMPSHLLLLGLLIMPGFTSGATSTAPTSTVTMVATSTPATTQPVSSTTSRGTTMSSASMPTSTVTSNTGAPMTPVPTSTPLIPTGSSSNIMQSSSSSSGSTLPTATTTQTTTSTPLSTGSATTNMQWPTMSTNPASGGATTTAAASQTPTSTPLSTGSATTNMQWSTSGTNPASEGPTTTAASTQTPTSSPLSTGSATGTMQPMSGGTTAAAMPKSTATMANAASPSSVSSNTDSWTSMKSTTQTTASSDNMTSMMTTAMSLIYCPEFSCNYSDCNTMYASQNMTPCAAGQWCKLCKMDMYYMAGCSSSCNDSCMSDSQTNCSVACCNYTGCLNSTFASMVMMPSAAASTAAPVTTAMANPQPTTSDNGNKCNEGTCTGATCYTSFSSTLQTCSSSDLHCQLKKETVGSDLRWTAGCAANCSSETMCTPTTQPPCHLECCNVTVTSCLWLNGTVNFQSSAGRIFHAEQLASLLCWLVALGFLL, encoded by the exons atgactttattttctgtaatgttCCCAGGCTGCAGCGCTATCATGCCATCACACCTCCTCTTATTAGGTCTTCTTATTATGCCAGGATTCACCTCAGGCGCCACCTCCACAGCCCCCACCTCCACAGTCACCATGGTTGCCACATCGACACCGGCCACCACCCAGCCCGTCTCTTCCACCACATCTAGAGGTACAACAATGTCCTCCGCCAGCATGCCTACCTCCACAGTCACCTCCAATACCGGAGCCCCCATGACCCCCGTCCCCACAAGCACACCCTTAATACCCACAGGCTCTTCTTCCAACATCATGCAGTCTTCCTCAAGCAGCTCTGGAAGTACATTACCCACAGCTACCACCACCCAGACCACCACAAGCACACCCTTATCCACAGGCTCAGCTACTACCAACATGCAGTGGCCCACCATGAGCACTAACCCTGCAAGTGGGGGAGCCACCACAACCGCCGCCGCCTCCCAGACCCCCACAAGCACACCCTTATCCACAGGCTCAGCAACTACCAACATGCAGTGGTCCACCAGTGGCACCAACCCTGCGAGCGAGGGACcgaccaccaccgccgccagcACCCAGACACCCACAAGCTCACCCTTATCCACAGGCTCAGCAACCGGCACCATGCAGCCAATGTCCGGAGGAACAACTGCTGCTG CAATGCCCAAGTCCACCGCAACTATGGCGAACGCCGCTTCACCCTCCTCCGTGAGTTCAAACACTGACTCCTGGACCTCCATGAAGTCCACCACTCAGACGACAGCCTCCTCTG ATAACATGACCAGTATGATGACAACCGCAATGAGCCTG ATATATTGTCCTGAATTCTCATGTAACTACTCAGACTGCAACACAATGTACGCCAGTCAAAATATGACTCCGTGTGCCGCTGGTCAATGGTGTAAG CTGTGCAAGATGGACATGTACTACATGGCTGGCTGCAGCTCGTCCTGCAACGACAGCTGCATGAGCGACTCCCAGACCAACTGCAGCGTGGCTTGCTGCAACTACACGGGCTGCCTCAATTCCACTTTTGCATCCATGGTGATGATGCCGTCTGCAG CTGCTTCAACCGCCGCGCCCGTCACCACAGCCATGGCCAACCCCCAGCCAACGACATCAGATAAT GGAAACAAATGCAATGAAGGCACGTGCACCGGTGCGACTTGCTACACGAGCTTTAGCAGCACATTGCAGACGTGTTCTTCCTCAGATCTGCACTGCCAG ctgaaaaaaGAAACAGTCGGCTCTGACCTACGGTGGACGGCAGGCTGCGCAGCTAACTGCTCGAGCGAAACAATGTGCACACCCACCACACAGCCCCCATGTCACCTGGAGTGCTGCAACGTCACCGTGACTTCCTGCCTGTGGCTGAACGGCACGGTGAACTTCCAATCCTCTGCCGGCAGGATTTTTCACGCAGAACAGTTGGCATCTTTACTCTGCTGGCTCGTCGCTTTAGGTTTTCTTCTGTGA
- the LOC131105401 gene encoding uncharacterized protein LOC131105401 isoform X1, whose translation MACMLWSVFTWTFKGILCTCRFLWICPYNAVRFLPKENHTIVEKDCHHKQSIGSDSKMVAAIPGCPDRTATLQKRLTKTEQDILSLKTRIACERASWERRFAELQRKQEELCNHVIFDTGALMRVQPIVDNGDILDESSSKCKFKYGTPLLSDQVLLSLSLVCLLKLAFNVSRLMLHDRGSDGTSQGSHLYLSTASSATSSCSSASSVRSGRSLGPHRVFVPHSPMDLQLGHRVRIMLPSGRISTGSVRFLGHLQGESELHIGVELQAPDHGVRDGHHKGHCYFDCKPGHGAFVPFHKLLMAWE comes from the exons ATGGCATGTATGCTGTGGAGTGTGTTCACATGGACTTTCAAAGGGATACTGTGCACCTGCAGGTTCCTTTGG ATTTGCCCATACAATGCAGTCCGGTTTCTACCAAAGGAAAATCACACAATTGTGGAAAAAGACTGTCATCATAAACAATCTATAG GTTCTGACAGCAAGATGGTGGCCGCCATACCGGGCTGCCCTGACCGCACTGCAACCCTTCAGAAGCGACTGACCAAAACCGAGCAAGACATCCTGTCGCTCAAAACCAGGATCGCCTGCGAGAGAGCATCATGGGAAAGGAGGTTTGCGGAGCTGCAAAGGAAACAGGAAGAGCTATGCAATCAT GTCATCTTTGACACAGGAGCCCTGATGAGAGTACAACCAATAGTGGACAATGGAGACATATTGGACGAGTCTTCCAGCAAATGCAAGTTCAAATATGGCACTCCTTTACTCTCCGATCAGGTCCTTTTGTCACTATCATTGGTGTGTCTTCTCAAATTAGCCTTCAATGTCTCTCGGCTGATGCTCCATGACAGAGGGTCTGATGGTACATCACAGGGAAGCCACTTATATTTGTCAACAGCATCAAGCGCCACCTCATCCTGTTCTTCAGCATCAAG TGTAAGATCAGGAAGATCTTTAGGACCGCACCGAGTTTTCGTCCCCCACTCTCCCATGGATCTGCAGCTGGGTCACCGTGTCAGAATTATGCTGCCTTCAGGGCGAATCAGCACAGGTAGCGTTCGCTTCCTGGGTCACCTGCAGGGGGAGTCAGAACTCCACATTGGCGTGGAGCTGCAGGCGCCTGATCACGGCGTGCGGGACGGCCACCATAAGGGACACTGCTACTTTGACTG CAAACCCGGCCATGGTGCCTTTGTACCTTTCCATAAGCTACTGATGGCCTGGGAATGA
- the LOC131105401 gene encoding CAP-Gly domain-containing linker protein 2 isoform X2 produces MACMLWSVFTWTFKGILCTCRFLWICPYNAVRFLPKENHTIVEKDCHHKQSIGSDSKMVAAIPGCPDRTATLQKRLTKTEQDILSLKTRIACERASWERRFAELQRKQEELCNHVIFDTGALMRVQPIVDNGDILDESSSKSFNVSRLMLHDRGSDGTSQGSHLYLSTASSATSSCSSASSVRSGRSLGPHRVFVPHSPMDLQLGHRVRIMLPSGRISTGSVRFLGHLQGESELHIGVELQAPDHGVRDGHHKGHCYFDCKPGHGAFVPFHKLLMAWE; encoded by the exons ATGGCATGTATGCTGTGGAGTGTGTTCACATGGACTTTCAAAGGGATACTGTGCACCTGCAGGTTCCTTTGG ATTTGCCCATACAATGCAGTCCGGTTTCTACCAAAGGAAAATCACACAATTGTGGAAAAAGACTGTCATCATAAACAATCTATAG GTTCTGACAGCAAGATGGTGGCCGCCATACCGGGCTGCCCTGACCGCACTGCAACCCTTCAGAAGCGACTGACCAAAACCGAGCAAGACATCCTGTCGCTCAAAACCAGGATCGCCTGCGAGAGAGCATCATGGGAAAGGAGGTTTGCGGAGCTGCAAAGGAAACAGGAAGAGCTATGCAATCAT GTCATCTTTGACACAGGAGCCCTGATGAGAGTACAACCAATAGTGGACAATGGAGACATATTGGACGAGTCTTCCAGCAAAT CCTTCAATGTCTCTCGGCTGATGCTCCATGACAGAGGGTCTGATGGTACATCACAGGGAAGCCACTTATATTTGTCAACAGCATCAAGCGCCACCTCATCCTGTTCTTCAGCATCAAG TGTAAGATCAGGAAGATCTTTAGGACCGCACCGAGTTTTCGTCCCCCACTCTCCCATGGATCTGCAGCTGGGTCACCGTGTCAGAATTATGCTGCCTTCAGGGCGAATCAGCACAGGTAGCGTTCGCTTCCTGGGTCACCTGCAGGGGGAGTCAGAACTCCACATTGGCGTGGAGCTGCAGGCGCCTGATCACGGCGTGCGGGACGGCCACCATAAGGGACACTGCTACTTTGACTG CAAACCCGGCCATGGTGCCTTTGTACCTTTCCATAAGCTACTGATGGCCTGGGAATGA
- the cd27 gene encoding CD27 antigen isoform X1 — MMMQTFHCFLLTSLFLYSSVLTMQCNHSQYPWPVKAPQLCCDKCPPGQHMIQRSSSSCAINCEPCTGYRYSDSYNVEMSCNVCRMCDKPNMEYESPCQKSSNAVCRCIEGYTCVDQECTGCFHVPGTIKSNTTDAVGYLVAIVLLCAVITVIVFLRCVRSKHVAVMRCTDQEEEACKPVQEMCGKCDRTGEV, encoded by the exons ATG ATGATGCAAACCTtccattgttttcttttaacGTCCCTCTTTCTGTATTCTTCTGTGCTGACAATGCAGTGCAACCACTCACAATACCCATGGCCCGTAAAGGCCCCACAACTTTGCTGTGACAAGTGCCCACCAG GTCAACACATGATTCAGCGCTCATCAAGCAGTTGTGCTATCAACTGTGAACCTTGCACGGGCTACCGCTACTCTGATTCTTACAACGTGGAGATGAGCTGCAACGTCTGTAGGATGTGTGATAAAC CTAACATGGAGTATGAGTCACCTTGCCAAAAATCTTCCAACGCCGTGTGCAGATGTATAGAGGGCTACACATGCGTAGACCAAGAGTGCACAGGATGCTTCCATGTACCAGGAACCATCAAGTCCAACACTACAG ATGCAGTGGGATACCTGGTAGCAATTGTCCTCCTGTGTGCTGTCATTACTGTCATAGTCTTTCTCCGCTGTGTCAGATCCAAGCACG TTGCAGTGATGCGGTGCACAGACCAAGAAGAGGAGGCGTGCAAGCCTGTCCAAGAGATGTGTGGCAAATGTGACCGAACAGGTGAAGTGTAA
- the cd27 gene encoding tumor necrosis factor receptor superfamily member 5 isoform X2, translating to MCNHSQYPWPVKAPQLCCDKCPPGQHMIQRSSSSCAINCEPCTGYRYSDSYNVEMSCNVCRMCDKPNMEYESPCQKSSNAVCRCIEGYTCVDQECTGCFHVPGTIKSNTTDAVGYLVAIVLLCAVITVIVFLRCVRSKHVAVMRCTDQEEEACKPVQEMCGKCDRTGEV from the exons ATG TGCAACCACTCACAATACCCATGGCCCGTAAAGGCCCCACAACTTTGCTGTGACAAGTGCCCACCAG GTCAACACATGATTCAGCGCTCATCAAGCAGTTGTGCTATCAACTGTGAACCTTGCACGGGCTACCGCTACTCTGATTCTTACAACGTGGAGATGAGCTGCAACGTCTGTAGGATGTGTGATAAAC CTAACATGGAGTATGAGTCACCTTGCCAAAAATCTTCCAACGCCGTGTGCAGATGTATAGAGGGCTACACATGCGTAGACCAAGAGTGCACAGGATGCTTCCATGTACCAGGAACCATCAAGTCCAACACTACAG ATGCAGTGGGATACCTGGTAGCAATTGTCCTCCTGTGTGCTGTCATTACTGTCATAGTCTTTCTCCGCTGTGTCAGATCCAAGCACG TTGCAGTGATGCGGTGCACAGACCAAGAAGAGGAGGCGTGCAAGCCTGTCCAAGAGATGTGTGGCAAATGTGACCGAACAGGTGAAGTGTAA
- the LOC131105374 gene encoding uncharacterized protein LOC131105374 isoform X1: protein MTLFSVMFPGCSAIMPSHLLLLGLLIMPGFTSGATSTAPTSTVTMVATSTPATTQPVSSTTSRGTTMSSASMPTSTVTSNTGAPMTPVPTSTPLIPTGSSSNIMQSSSSSSGSTLPTATTTQTTTSTPLSTGSATTNMQWPTMSTNPASGGATTTAAASQTPTSTPLSTGSATTNMQWSTSGTNPASEGPTTTAASTQTPTSSPLSTGSATGTMQPMSGGTTAAGSTLTASVSSVSAPNTGTNSASSTAMPKSTATMANAASPSSVSSNTDSWTSMKSTTQTTASSDNMTSMMTTAMSLIYCPEFSCNYSDCNTMYASQNMTPCAAGQWCKLCKMDMYYMAGCSSSCNDSCMSDSQTNCSVACCNYTGCLNSTFASMVMMPSAAASTAAPVTTAMANPQPTTSDNGNKCNEGTCTGATCYTSFSSTLQTCSSSDLHCQLKKETVGSDLRWTAGCAANCSSETMCTPTTQPPCHLECCNVTVTSCLWLNGTVNFQSSAGRIFHAEQLASLLCWLVALGFLL from the exons atgactttattttctgtaatgttCCCAGGCTGCAGCGCTATCATGCCATCACACCTCCTCTTATTAGGTCTTCTTATTATGCCAGGATTCACCTCAGGCGCCACCTCCACAGCCCCCACCTCCACAGTCACCATGGTTGCCACATCGACACCGGCCACCACCCAGCCCGTCTCTTCCACCACATCTAGAGGTACAACAATGTCCTCCGCCAGCATGCCTACCTCCACAGTCACCTCCAATACCGGAGCCCCCATGACCCCCGTCCCCACAAGCACACCCTTAATACCCACAGGCTCTTCTTCCAACATCATGCAGTCTTCCTCAAGCAGCTCTGGAAGTACATTACCCACAGCTACCACCACCCAGACCACCACAAGCACACCCTTATCCACAGGCTCAGCTACTACCAACATGCAGTGGCCCACCATGAGCACTAACCCTGCAAGTGGGGGAGCCACCACAACCGCCGCCGCCTCCCAGACCCCCACAAGCACACCCTTATCCACAGGCTCAGCAACTACCAACATGCAGTGGTCCACCAGTGGCACCAACCCTGCGAGCGAGGGACcgaccaccaccgccgccagcACCCAGACACCCACAAGCTCACCCTTATCCACAGGCTCAGCAACCGGCACCATGCAGCCAATGTCCGGAGGAACAACTGCTGCTGGTTCTACACTCACAGCGTCTGTTAGCTCAGTCAGTGCTCCTAACACAGGAACCAACTCTGCCTCCTCCACAGCAATGCCCAAGTCCACCGCAACTATGGCGAACGCCGCTTCACCCTCCTCCGTGAGTTCAAACACTGACTCCTGGACCTCCATGAAGTCCACCACTCAGACGACAGCCTCCTCTG ATAACATGACCAGTATGATGACAACCGCAATGAGCCTG ATATATTGTCCTGAATTCTCATGTAACTACTCAGACTGCAACACAATGTACGCCAGTCAAAATATGACTCCGTGTGCCGCTGGTCAATGGTGTAAG CTGTGCAAGATGGACATGTACTACATGGCTGGCTGCAGCTCGTCCTGCAACGACAGCTGCATGAGCGACTCCCAGACCAACTGCAGCGTGGCTTGCTGCAACTACACGGGCTGCCTCAATTCCACTTTTGCATCCATGGTGATGATGCCGTCTGCAG CTGCTTCAACCGCCGCGCCCGTCACCACAGCCATGGCCAACCCCCAGCCAACGACATCAGATAAT GGAAACAAATGCAATGAAGGCACGTGCACCGGTGCGACTTGCTACACGAGCTTTAGCAGCACATTGCAGACGTGTTCTTCCTCAGATCTGCACTGCCAG ctgaaaaaaGAAACAGTCGGCTCTGACCTACGGTGGACGGCAGGCTGCGCAGCTAACTGCTCGAGCGAAACAATGTGCACACCCACCACACAGCCCCCATGTCACCTGGAGTGCTGCAACGTCACCGTGACTTCCTGCCTGTGGCTGAACGGCACGGTGAACTTCCAATCCTCTGCCGGCAGGATTTTTCACGCAGAACAGTTGGCATCTTTACTCTGCTGGCTCGTCGCTTTAGGTTTTCTTCTGTGA
- the si:dkey-260g12.1 gene encoding uncharacterized protein si:dkey-260g12.1 produces the protein MRRHQSHQMGLKVQYLVGVLLSSAQLLLTLPLNEKDSYIQQKVCKMCPPGEFQKTCEQCEPCPAWSYTTVWNHKDSCHRCYGDCRPEFNQKVIANCTSRSNLKCACQAGFHCIDVVPYTENCRNCVKRRDVTILATTTVAVTSDEDKQTPSPSSSGDGSISARLFFPEYDAQHGYNTHVDRAERNTIHLAAIMCPAAILVAVSVAILFCICRPQDKTCLKRAVVKLHNKGGADVAGKDAEEHFPIDPSGAVHVHNAGTVIFSWLSHFTGQVGPVMEARRAADKDEDEEDQDPPIFYTNPVSSANVPLSEEEEEMSSKVVTTLFPSQEEGKEWHVSKEEVF, from the exons ATGAGGAGACACCAGTCACACCA GATGGGCCTGAAAGTGCAATATTTAGTGGGTGTGCTGTTGTCATCTGCACAACTGCTACTCACTTTACCGCTG AATGAGAAGGACTCCTacatccagcaaaaagtgtgcAAAATGTGCCCTCcag GTGAGTTCCAGAAAACTTGTGAGCAATGCGAGCCGTGTCCCGCATGGAGCTACACCACAGTTTGGAACCACAAGGACAGCTGCCATCGTTGCTACGGCGACTGCAGGCCTG AGTTTAACCAGAAGGTGATTGCCAACTGTACCAGCAGGTCAAATCTCAAGTGTGCATGCCAAGCTGGCTTTCACTGCATCGACGTGGTTCCGTATACCGAGAACTGCAGGAACTGTGTCAAGAGAAGGGACGTGACCATATTGG caacaacaacagttGCTGTCACTTCAGATGAAGACAAACAGACTCCTTCTCCCTCGTCCTCAGGAGACGGCAGCATCTCTGCCAGATTGTTCTTTCCAGA GTATGATGCTCAGCATGGATACAACACACATGTTGACAGAG CAGAGAGGAACACCATCCACCTGGCGGCCATCATGTGTCCGGCAGCCATCTTAGTCGCCGTCTCCGTGGCGATCCTGTTCTGCATCTGTCGGCCCCAAGATAAAACCTGCTTGAAGAGAG CTGTGGTGAAGTTACATAACAAG GGTGGTGCTGATGTTGCAGGCAAGGATGCAGAGGAGCATTTCCCCATCGACCCATCTG GTGCCGTGCATGTCCACAATGCAGGCACGGTCATCTTCAGCTGGCTCAGTCACTTCACCGGCCAAGTGGGCCCCGTCATGGAAGCCAGGAGAGCGGCAGACAAGGACGAAGATGAGGAAGACCAAGACCCTCCTATATTTTATACAAACCCTGTGAGCTCAGCCAATGTTCCCCtctctgaggaggaggaggagatgagcAGCAAAGTAGTAACAACGCTCTTCCCATCTCAGGAGGAAGGTAAAGAGTGGCACGTCTCCAAAGAGGAGGTGTtctga